From a region of the Pseudomonadales bacterium genome:
- a CDS encoding CocE/NonD family hydrolase — protein MAHDILVERDVMITMRDGTRLAADIYRPRDDAAHPTLVNVHPYDNDSFLVVHELLFSPLIAAQKGYVVVSAEARGRAGSEGEWKPYGDEGNDAYDTVEWAAAQPWSDGNVGLYGACALGLAAIQGAVAAPPHLKAVFAYMTATDFHCGWAYSAGGALELGFQMSWVWKILARDTLSRLGLSDAERTAAMARIDAAATDMNGSAAFLPLIDFPPYQDGAAPYWREWLSHPAYDAFWSSVDNVAAAGRIQVPVMHLSAWYDTCLKGHMDFDAALRRDGDPALRSRHRLIIGPTDHSAYYNKRPCHAGERDFGPTAMTGPDVLAGMAFDWFGHHLRGEPLRELPEHGVRYWQMGENRWREAPAWPPTYTLRPYYLHSGGRANTRRGDGTLDTRAPDAEAVDSFVYAPFDPVPTTGGRSMIDVPTGVADQSSVEERQDVLVYTSACLAEPLVLNGPITLVLHAASDAEDTDFTAKLVDVEPDGYCANIAEGIIRARYREDRAREVFLVPNEPTEFRIDLWDIAHTFLSGHRLRLEVSSSNFPRFDRNLNSRVTPALGVASDARKAVQQVFHDHARPSRLELPVAQGQG, from the coding sequence ATGGCTCACGACATCCTCGTCGAGCGCGACGTGATGATCACGATGCGCGACGGCACGCGGCTCGCTGCCGACATCTACCGCCCGCGCGACGATGCCGCACACCCGACGCTGGTGAACGTTCACCCCTACGACAACGACAGCTTCCTGGTGGTGCACGAACTGCTGTTCAGCCCGTTGATCGCGGCCCAGAAAGGCTACGTCGTGGTTTCCGCCGAGGCGCGCGGGCGCGCCGGCTCCGAAGGCGAGTGGAAACCCTACGGCGACGAAGGCAACGACGCCTACGACACGGTCGAATGGGCCGCCGCCCAGCCCTGGTCCGACGGCAACGTGGGGCTTTACGGTGCCTGTGCCCTGGGACTGGCTGCCATCCAGGGCGCGGTTGCCGCACCCCCGCATCTGAAAGCCGTGTTTGCCTACATGACCGCAACCGATTTCCACTGCGGCTGGGCCTATTCCGCGGGCGGCGCGCTCGAACTGGGCTTCCAGATGTCGTGGGTGTGGAAGATCCTGGCGCGCGACACGCTGTCACGCCTCGGGCTGAGCGACGCAGAGCGGACCGCCGCAATGGCGCGCATCGACGCCGCAGCCACCGACATGAACGGCTCGGCCGCTTTCCTGCCGCTGATCGACTTCCCGCCCTACCAGGATGGTGCCGCCCCGTACTGGCGCGAGTGGCTCTCGCACCCTGCCTACGACGCCTTCTGGTCGAGCGTCGACAACGTCGCCGCCGCCGGACGCATCCAGGTGCCGGTAATGCACCTGAGCGCCTGGTACGACACCTGCCTCAAGGGACACATGGACTTCGACGCGGCGCTGCGCCGCGACGGCGATCCCGCGCTGCGCTCGCGCCATCGCCTGATCATCGGCCCGACCGACCACAGCGCCTACTACAACAAGCGGCCCTGCCACGCCGGCGAGCGCGACTTCGGCCCCACCGCGATGACCGGCCCCGACGTGCTGGCGGGAATGGCCTTCGACTGGTTCGGCCACCACCTGCGCGGCGAACCGCTGCGCGAGCTGCCCGAGCACGGCGTTCGCTACTGGCAGATGGGCGAGAACCGCTGGCGCGAAGCTCCCGCCTGGCCGCCCACCTACACGCTCAGGCCGTACTACCTGCACAGCGGCGGACGCGCCAACACCCGCCGTGGCGACGGCACGCTGGACACCCGCGCACCCGATGCCGAGGCCGTGGACAGCTTCGTCTACGCCCCCTTCGATCCGGTACCGACCACCGGCGGGCGCAGCATGATCGACGTGCCCACGGGTGTTGCCGACCAGTCGAGCGTCGAGGAACGCCAGGACGTGCTCGTCTACACCTCGGCCTGCCTGGCCGAGCCGCTGGTGCTGAACGGCCCGATCACGCTGGTGCTGCACGCCGCGAGCGACGCCGAGGACACCGACTTCACTGCCAAGCTGGTCGACGTCGAGCCCGATGGCTACTGCGCCAACATCGCCGAAGGCATCATCCGCGCCCGCTACCGCGAGGACCGCGCGCGCGAGGTGTTCCTGGTGCCGAACGAGCCGACCGAGTTTCGCATCGACCTGTGGGATATCGCCCATACCTTCCTGTCCGGACACCGCCTGCGGCTCGAGGTCTCGAGCAGCAACTTTCCGCGCTTCGACCGCAACCTGAACTCGCGCGTGACGCCTGCGCTCGGCGTCGCCAGCGACGCCCGCAAGGCGGTACAGCAGGTGTTCCACGACCACGCGCGCCCGTCGCGGCTGGAGTTGCCGGTGGCACAAGGTCAGGGCTGA
- a CDS encoding U32 family peptidase: MVAFQGKPELVCPAGGLPALKAAVDNGADCVYIGLKDETNARNFAGLNFDAKTAAEGIRYAHDRGRKVLFAINTYAQAKGLARWRAAVDRAAELGVDAVILADMGLLAYAAKTHPALRLHLSVQGSATNYEAVNYCHEMFGVQRAVLPRVLTIPQVEHVIEHTPVEIEVFGFGSLCVMVEGRCLLSSYATGESPNTHGVCSPARAVRWQKGEQGLESRLNGILIDRYRDDENAGYPTLCKGRFEVNDETYYALEEPTSLNVLSVLPDLFRIGVAAIKVEGRQRSPAYVAQVTRTLRAAIDSCGIDGQRYSVRPAWSAELNKVAEGHQATLGAYNRPWR, from the coding sequence ATGGTTGCGTTTCAGGGGAAGCCCGAACTGGTGTGCCCGGCCGGAGGCTTGCCGGCGCTGAAGGCGGCCGTCGACAACGGTGCCGACTGCGTCTACATCGGACTCAAGGACGAGACCAACGCGCGCAATTTCGCCGGCCTGAATTTCGATGCGAAGACCGCCGCCGAAGGCATCCGCTATGCGCACGATCGTGGGCGCAAGGTGCTGTTCGCCATCAATACCTACGCGCAGGCGAAGGGCCTGGCGCGCTGGCGCGCCGCGGTCGACCGCGCTGCCGAGCTCGGTGTGGATGCCGTGATCCTGGCCGACATGGGGCTGCTCGCCTACGCCGCGAAGACGCATCCCGCGCTGCGTTTGCACCTGTCGGTGCAGGGTTCGGCGACCAACTACGAAGCGGTGAACTACTGCCACGAGATGTTCGGTGTGCAGCGAGCCGTGCTGCCGCGCGTGCTGACGATCCCGCAGGTCGAGCACGTGATCGAACACACGCCGGTCGAGATCGAGGTGTTCGGTTTCGGCAGCCTGTGCGTGATGGTCGAGGGGCGCTGCCTGCTGTCTTCCTACGCAACCGGCGAGTCGCCGAATACCCATGGTGTGTGCAGTCCGGCGCGTGCCGTGCGTTGGCAGAAGGGCGAGCAGGGGCTGGAGAGCCGGCTGAACGGCATCCTGATCGACCGCTACCGCGACGACGAGAACGCCGGCTACCCGACGCTGTGCAAGGGGCGCTTCGAGGTCAACGATGAGACCTACTACGCGCTCGAGGAGCCGACCAGCCTCAACGTGCTGTCGGTGCTGCCGGATCTGTTTCGCATCGGCGTGGCCGCGATCAAGGTCGAAGGGCGCCAGCGCAGCCCGGCCTACGTGGCGCAGGTCACGCGCACGCTGCGCGCGGCGATCGACAGTTGCGGTATCGACGGGCAGCGCTATTCGGTGCGCCCGGCATGGAGTGCCGAGCTGAACAAGGTGGCCGAGGGACACCAGGCGACGCTCGGCGCGTACAACCGGCCGTGGAGATGA
- a CDS encoding U32 family peptidase has protein sequence MKLSLGPVLYYWPKEQLLQFYADLVDAPFDVVYLGEVVCSRRTAMRFDDWMGLARDLRDAGKEVVLSTQALLESEADLRALRRMTGNGEFAVEANDLGAVRLLARAGAPFVAGPHLNIYNAGTLEWFAGQGATRWLPAVEASREIVLEMQSTRPAGMQTEVFVFGRMPLAFSARCFTARHHNLNKDSCEFRCLDDPDGITLRTREGEPFLTLNGIQTQSALSYNLLAEVHALQSVGIDVLRLSPQSTHMREIIDAWAVALRGETPPDIDSLLPVGPCDGYWFGRPGMEKSVPEALRWE, from the coding sequence ATGAAACTCTCTCTGGGACCGGTGCTGTACTACTGGCCGAAGGAGCAGTTGCTGCAGTTCTACGCCGATCTCGTCGACGCGCCGTTCGATGTCGTCTATCTCGGTGAGGTCGTGTGCTCGCGGCGTACCGCGATGCGCTTCGACGACTGGATGGGGCTCGCGCGCGATCTGCGTGATGCGGGCAAGGAGGTCGTGCTGTCGACGCAGGCGCTGCTCGAATCGGAAGCAGACCTGCGGGCGCTGCGCAGGATGACCGGCAATGGCGAGTTCGCGGTCGAGGCGAACGACCTCGGCGCGGTCCGGTTGCTCGCACGTGCTGGCGCGCCGTTCGTCGCGGGTCCGCACCTGAACATCTACAACGCGGGCACGCTCGAGTGGTTTGCCGGGCAGGGGGCGACGCGCTGGCTGCCTGCGGTCGAAGCCTCGCGCGAGATAGTGCTCGAGATGCAGTCGACACGGCCTGCCGGGATGCAGACCGAGGTGTTCGTGTTCGGACGCATGCCGCTCGCGTTCTCGGCGCGCTGCTTCACGGCACGCCATCACAACCTGAACAAGGACAGTTGCGAGTTCCGCTGTCTCGACGATCCGGACGGCATCACGCTGCGCACGCGCGAAGGCGAGCCGTTCCTGACGCTGAACGGCATTCAGACGCAGTCGGCGCTGAGCTACAACCTGCTCGCCGAGGTGCATGCGCTGCAGTCCGTCGGTATCGATGTGCTGCGGCTCAGTCCGCAGTCGACGCACATGCGTGAAATCATCGACGCGTGGGCCGTGGCGCTGCGTGGCGAAACGCCGCCCGACATCGATTCCCTGCTGCCCGTTGGCCCCTGCGACGGCTACTGGTTCGGCCGGCCGGGGATGGAGAAAAGTGTGCCGGAGGCGCTGCGATGGGAGTGA
- a CDS encoding SCP2 sterol-binding domain-containing protein — protein sequence MGVTSRFPAPLARLIERLPQWPHGIPAALALNLARYLRLLPEDLSALEGRTFVIHVRDVGARFRFRYEGGRFRPLFGPGEPDLMFSADTAEYLKLLRREEDPDTLFFNRRLDIEGDTELGLIVKNMLDSLEPLSWTAIDRALRERIRPSPPPSA from the coding sequence ATGGGAGTGACGTCGAGGTTTCCCGCGCCGTTGGCACGTTTGATCGAGCGCCTGCCGCAGTGGCCGCACGGCATTCCAGCTGCGCTGGCGTTGAATCTTGCGCGCTACCTGCGCCTGCTGCCCGAGGATCTGTCGGCGCTCGAGGGGCGAACCTTTGTAATCCATGTGCGCGACGTCGGCGCGCGCTTTCGTTTCCGCTACGAGGGCGGGCGCTTCCGGCCACTGTTCGGGCCGGGTGAACCCGATCTGATGTTCAGTGCCGATACCGCCGAGTACCTGAAGCTGCTGCGTCGCGAGGAAGACCCCGACACACTGTTCTTCAACCGCCGGCTCGATATCGAGGGGGATACCGAGCTCGGGCTGATCGTGAAGAACATGCTCGACTCGCTCGAGCCGCTGAGCTGGACTGCGATCGACCGCGCCTTGCGCGAGCGAATCAGGCCCTCACCACCGCCGTCGGCGTAG
- a CDS encoding LuxR family transcriptional regulator has product METSTPETTALHDALVDGAVAVCVKDGNGRVLMQDARCRQICGERSGTVCSDGCMALFAADHDRQWRDWGSSTYGNRLIHGALYDVTMICSPQRITTLLQPLDERQHSALAHYAHAGLTAREQEVLALALRGNTNAEIGTHLGISRATLRTHLNRIYAKLRLRGISTEFLPGCRTRDLGVMRSAGDGPDDATPTAVVRA; this is encoded by the coding sequence ATGGAAACTTCGACTCCCGAAACAACCGCACTGCACGATGCGCTGGTCGACGGCGCGGTCGCCGTGTGCGTAAAGGATGGCAACGGGCGCGTCCTGATGCAGGACGCACGTTGCCGGCAAATCTGTGGCGAGCGCAGCGGCACGGTGTGCAGCGATGGCTGCATGGCGCTGTTCGCCGCCGATCATGACCGCCAGTGGCGCGACTGGGGCAGCAGCACCTATGGCAACCGTCTGATCCATGGTGCGCTGTACGACGTGACGATGATCTGCAGTCCGCAGCGGATCACGACGCTGCTGCAGCCGCTCGATGAGCGCCAGCACAGCGCACTGGCTCACTACGCACATGCCGGACTGACCGCACGCGAGCAGGAAGTCCTGGCGCTGGCGCTGCGCGGAAACACGAATGCCGAAATCGGCACCCATCTGGGCATCTCGCGGGCGACGCTGCGCACACACCTGAACCGCATCTACGCGAAGCTGCGCCTGCGCGGCATCTCGACCGAATTCCTGCCCGGCTGCCGCACTCGCGATCTCGGCGTGATGCGCAGTGCAGGCGACGGACCTGACGACGCTACGCCGACGGCGGTGGTGAGGGCCTGA
- a CDS encoding OB-fold domain-containing protein, which yields MKSLDAPAGRITAQDYIVLGDGGAYLAGSRCTACNAVFLGERRVCAACGARERMATLRLGDRGRVYSFTTVCRSFPGVPVPFVMAVVDLDDGPALRGTLCDVDPQQVRFDMPVRVVFRDSGQRDASGAAYIAFAFVPDLEEQS from the coding sequence ATGAAGTCATTGGATGCACCTGCGGGCCGGATCACGGCGCAGGACTACATCGTGCTTGGCGACGGGGGCGCGTACCTGGCGGGCTCGCGCTGCACCGCCTGCAATGCGGTATTCCTTGGCGAACGACGGGTGTGCGCGGCCTGCGGCGCCCGCGAACGCATGGCGACATTGCGACTTGGTGATCGCGGTCGCGTCTACAGCTTCACCACCGTGTGCCGCAGCTTTCCTGGCGTGCCGGTACCGTTCGTGATGGCGGTGGTCGATCTCGACGACGGCCCGGCGCTGCGCGGCACGCTGTGTGATGTCGATCCGCAGCAGGTGCGCTTCGACATGCCGGTGCGTGTGGTGTTTCGCGACAGCGGTCAGCGCGATGCGAGTGGCGCTGCATACATCGCCTTCGCCTTCGTTCCGGATCTGGAGGAGCAATCATGA
- a CDS encoding thiolase family protein, producing the protein MSSVYVIGADMIGFGRFPQRSVADLAAEAALLALDDCDLSIRDMQALYCGNLYQSASMVGQRVLREIGMSGIPVVNVANACATGATALREAWVAIRAGICDLALAVGVEQMGKGLLGAGTGDGFVAEGAIGSDTMPAMFALIGQEHTRRFGTTFEQFARVAVKNHHHATLNPKAMYRVETPLEEVMSAPMISYPLTRPMCSVNVDGAAAAVLASESAVRRLGLGARAVLIRASAMASDPFEARALASADFNAVTRLAARAAWEQAGLGPQDLDLVELHDCFATAELVHYENLGLCADGEAGALIDSGETALGGRIPVNVSGGLLSKGHPLGATGIANVCEIVTQLRGEAGARQVPGARIGLTHVVGGGQNMGSSCVIHVFEKT; encoded by the coding sequence ATGAGCAGCGTGTACGTGATCGGTGCCGATATGATCGGCTTCGGCCGCTTTCCGCAGCGCAGCGTCGCGGATCTGGCAGCCGAAGCCGCGCTGCTCGCGCTCGACGACTGTGACCTGTCGATTCGTGACATGCAGGCGCTGTACTGCGGCAACCTGTACCAGTCCGCCTCGATGGTCGGGCAGCGTGTGCTGCGCGAAATCGGCATGAGCGGGATTCCGGTGGTGAACGTCGCGAATGCGTGCGCCACCGGTGCCACCGCGCTGCGCGAGGCGTGGGTCGCGATCCGTGCCGGCATCTGCGATCTGGCGTTGGCAGTAGGTGTGGAACAGATGGGCAAGGGATTGCTCGGCGCCGGTACGGGTGATGGCTTCGTCGCCGAGGGAGCGATCGGCTCGGATACCATGCCGGCAATGTTTGCGCTGATCGGGCAGGAGCATACGCGCCGCTTCGGCACCACCTTCGAGCAGTTTGCGCGCGTGGCGGTGAAGAATCACCACCATGCCACGCTGAACCCGAAGGCGATGTACCGTGTCGAAACGCCGCTCGAGGAAGTGATGAGTGCGCCGATGATCAGCTACCCGCTGACCCGGCCGATGTGCTCGGTGAACGTGGATGGTGCAGCGGCAGCGGTGCTGGCTTCGGAGTCGGCAGTCAGGCGTCTGGGGCTTGGCGCACGAGCGGTGCTGATCCGCGCTTCAGCGATGGCCAGCGATCCCTTCGAGGCACGTGCCCTCGCGAGCGCCGACTTCAACGCGGTGACGCGGCTCGCAGCGCGTGCGGCCTGGGAGCAGGCGGGGTTGGGGCCGCAGGATCTGGATCTGGTCGAGTTGCACGACTGTTTCGCGACCGCCGAACTGGTGCATTACGAAAACCTCGGGCTGTGCGCAGACGGCGAGGCGGGGGCGCTGATCGACAGTGGCGAGACCGCGCTTGGCGGGCGCATTCCGGTGAACGTCTCGGGCGGGTTGCTCTCGAAGGGGCATCCGCTCGGTGCGACCGGGATCGCGAACGTCTGCGAGATCGTCACTCAACTGCGCGGCGAAGCCGGCGCGCGCCAGGTGCCGGGGGCGCGCATCGGACTCACGCACGTGGTCGGCGGTGGGCAGAACATGGGCAGTTCCTGCGTGATCCATGTCTTCGAGAAGACCTGA
- a CDS encoding YdiU family protein gives MESWLHFDNRFVAELPGDPEQGTHVRQVHGALYSRVRPTPVSAPRLLAYSAEVAAELGIDVDALDKAHLAGIFGGNALLAGMDPWAANYGGHQFGHWAGQLGDGRAISLGEAITRAGERRELQLKGAGPTPYSRHADGRAVLRSSIREFLCSEAMHHLGVPTTRALCLVATGENVVRDMFYDGNPRAEPGAIVCRVAPSFIRFGSFELPAAREDLTLLERLVDFTIARDFPALDGSREQKRAAWFAEVCERTARLVAAWMRVGFVHGVMNTDNLSILGLTIDYGPYGWIDDFDPDWTPNTSDAATRRYRFGHQPGMARWGLLRLAGALLPAFADVEVLREGLRRHDEAAHEAERHNIAAKLGLVECRDDDPGLMDELQRLLHAAEVDMTLFFRKLADVEPARVDLRAFGDAFYDERKRDASAAAFSAWFARYAARLAGDPLPVAERHARMRQANPLYVLRNYLAQQAIDRAEQGDIAGVHELLDVLRRPYEEQPGREHLARRRPDWARERAGCSRLSCSS, from the coding sequence ATGGAATCATGGCTGCATTTTGACAATCGCTTCGTCGCCGAACTGCCGGGTGATCCCGAACAGGGCACGCACGTGCGACAGGTGCACGGTGCGCTGTACTCACGGGTGCGCCCGACACCGGTCTCCGCACCACGTCTTCTGGCGTACTCGGCCGAAGTGGCGGCAGAACTCGGCATCGATGTGGATGCGCTCGACAAGGCGCATCTTGCCGGGATATTCGGCGGTAACGCGCTGCTGGCGGGCATGGATCCGTGGGCGGCGAACTACGGCGGTCACCAGTTTGGTCACTGGGCGGGACAGCTCGGCGACGGACGTGCGATCTCGCTCGGCGAAGCGATCACCCGAGCCGGCGAGCGTCGCGAACTGCAACTCAAGGGTGCCGGCCCTACACCGTACTCACGCCATGCCGATGGGCGTGCCGTGCTGCGTTCGTCGATACGCGAGTTTCTCTGCAGCGAGGCGATGCATCACCTCGGGGTGCCGACCACGCGTGCACTGTGCCTGGTGGCGACCGGAGAAAATGTGGTGCGCGACATGTTCTACGACGGCAATCCGCGTGCAGAGCCAGGGGCGATCGTATGCCGCGTTGCGCCCTCGTTCATCCGCTTCGGCAGTTTCGAGCTGCCGGCCGCGCGTGAGGATCTCACGCTGCTGGAGCGGTTGGTCGACTTCACGATTGCGCGCGATTTTCCAGCGCTGGACGGCTCCCGCGAACAGAAACGTGCCGCCTGGTTCGCCGAGGTCTGCGAGCGCACCGCGCGGCTGGTTGCCGCGTGGATGCGGGTCGGCTTTGTGCACGGGGTCATGAATACCGACAACCTGTCGATTCTCGGGCTCACGATCGATTACGGTCCGTATGGCTGGATCGACGATTTCGACCCCGACTGGACGCCGAACACCAGCGATGCAGCGACGCGTCGCTATCGCTTTGGTCATCAGCCCGGGATGGCGCGCTGGGGGCTGTTGCGACTCGCTGGCGCGTTGCTGCCGGCATTCGCCGACGTGGAGGTGCTGCGCGAGGGGTTGCGTCGTCATGACGAGGCCGCGCACGAGGCCGAACGGCACAATATTGCCGCGAAGCTGGGTCTGGTCGAGTGCCGCGACGACGATCCCGGGCTGATGGACGAGCTGCAGCGGCTGCTGCATGCGGCCGAGGTCGACATGACGCTGTTCTTCCGCAAGCTCGCCGATGTGGAGCCGGCGCGAGTCGATCTGCGCGCATTCGGCGATGCGTTCTACGACGAGCGCAAGCGCGACGCGTCTGCCGCTGCCTTCAGCGCCTGGTTCGCGCGTTACGCGGCGCGGCTTGCGGGTGACCCCTTGCCGGTGGCGGAGCGCCATGCCCGCATGCGGCAGGCCAACCCGCTGTATGTGCTGCGCAACTATCTGGCACAGCAGGCGATCGATCGTGCCGAACAGGGCGACATCGCCGGCGTCCATGAGCTGCTCGATGTGTTGCGCCGGCCGTACGAGGAACAGCCGGGACGCGAGCACCTTGCGCGCAGGCGCCCCGACTGGGCGCGCGAACGCGCCGGCTGCTCCCGGCTGTCGTGCAGCTCCTGA
- a CDS encoding enoyl-CoA hydratase/isomerase family protein, protein MSDVLLDRDGAVATVTLNRPQQLNTISHPMLLALSEALLACEQDPAIRAVVLTGAGKAFCAGLDLQDAASDEGVARGGFALATTLDLRTFPPVVLHGMDTPVICAINGGAAGFGLDLALGCDVRFCSTQAKLSAAFTRRGILPETGGTWLLPRLIGWQRTAELVFTGRTLSAAEAERLGLVAHVMEPDALLPAARALAEEIASSAPLAVQAAKRMMRSGLGEDFSAHIERVYLQTLPLLRTRDFEEGFRSFLEKRSPRFEGR, encoded by the coding sequence ATGAGCGACGTATTGCTTGACCGCGACGGTGCCGTGGCCACCGTGACGCTGAACCGCCCGCAGCAGCTCAACACCATTTCGCATCCGATGCTGCTCGCGCTGTCCGAGGCCCTGCTCGCCTGCGAGCAGGACCCGGCGATACGCGCCGTGGTACTGACCGGCGCCGGCAAGGCTTTCTGCGCGGGGCTCGACCTGCAGGACGCGGCAAGCGACGAAGGTGTGGCGCGTGGCGGTTTCGCGCTCGCGACCACACTCGATCTGCGTACCTTCCCGCCCGTGGTGCTGCACGGCATGGACACCCCGGTGATCTGCGCAATCAACGGCGGAGCGGCAGGCTTCGGCCTCGACCTCGCACTCGGTTGCGATGTGCGCTTCTGCAGCACGCAGGCAAAGCTTTCGGCCGCATTCACGCGTCGAGGCATCCTGCCCGAGACCGGCGGCACCTGGCTGCTGCCACGACTGATCGGCTGGCAACGCACGGCGGAGCTGGTGTTCACCGGTCGCACGCTGAGTGCTGCCGAAGCCGAACGGCTCGGACTGGTCGCGCACGTGATGGAACCGGATGCACTGCTGCCGGCGGCGCGTGCGCTTGCCGAGGAGATCGCCAGCAGCGCACCGCTCGCGGTGCAGGCCGCGAAACGCATGATGCGCTCGGGGCTTGGCGAGGACTTCAGCGCGCACATCGAACGCGTCTACCTGCAGACGCTGCCGCTGCTGCGAACCCGCGACTTCGAGGAAGGTTTCCGCTCGTTTCTCGAGAAGCGGTCTCCGCGTTTCGAGGGGCGCTGA
- a CDS encoding TIGR03617 family F420-dependent LLM class oxidoreductase, with translation MALRVETPLFGPDTNQYAGHGQPSVTLEQMAATCRLLEDIGFDGITTAEAGHDAFLPVMIAAANTSRLIIGTNVAVAFPRSPMVTAQMAWDLAHYSGGRFTLGLGTQVKGHNEKRYSTPWPSAPGPRMREYLLCLKAIFASFQNPAKPTYFKGEFYQFTLMAPFFNPGPIAHPEVPFYISAVGPYMARLAGELCEGLRLHPISTFSHTREVILPAIAEGAARSGRDPAKFDLVGAPFLATGRTEADVEQAKNAVRKQISFYASTRSYHRVLEYHGWEETGLRLHELSLAGKWADMPALITDEMLDEWAVVATYDRLGDAVRAKADGLFDTVTLTLLDEARRDEDLMRATIARLHTV, from the coding sequence ATGGCACTGCGCGTCGAAACACCGCTGTTCGGCCCCGACACCAATCAGTACGCCGGACACGGCCAACCGAGCGTAACACTGGAACAGATGGCAGCGACCTGCCGTCTGCTCGAGGACATCGGCTTCGACGGCATCACCACGGCCGAGGCCGGCCACGACGCCTTCCTGCCGGTGATGATCGCCGCCGCAAACACCTCACGCCTGATCATCGGCACCAACGTCGCCGTCGCATTCCCACGCAGCCCGATGGTGACCGCGCAGATGGCGTGGGACCTCGCGCACTATTCCGGTGGACGCTTCACGCTGGGGCTGGGCACCCAGGTCAAGGGGCATAACGAGAAGCGCTACAGCACGCCGTGGCCGAGCGCTCCGGGGCCGCGCATGCGCGAGTACCTGCTGTGCCTGAAGGCAATCTTCGCCAGCTTCCAGAACCCTGCCAAGCCGACTTACTTCAAGGGCGAGTTCTACCAGTTCACGCTGATGGCTCCGTTCTTCAACCCCGGGCCGATCGCACACCCGGAGGTGCCGTTCTACATTTCCGCCGTCGGCCCCTATATGGCACGCCTGGCGGGCGAGCTGTGCGAGGGCTTGCGCCTGCATCCGATCTCGACCTTCAGCCATACCCGCGAGGTGATCCTGCCGGCAATCGCCGAGGGCGCGGCGCGCAGCGGTCGTGATCCGGCGAAATTCGACCTGGTCGGCGCACCATTCCTCGCCACCGGACGCACCGAGGCAGACGTCGAACAGGCGAAGAATGCCGTGCGCAAGCAGATTTCGTTCTACGCTTCCACGCGCTCGTACCACCGCGTGCTCGAGTACCACGGCTGGGAAGAAACCGGACTGCGCCTGCATGAGCTGTCGCTCGCGGGCAAATGGGCCGATATGCCGGCACTGATCACCGACGAGATGCTCGACGAGTGGGCGGTGGTCGCCACCTACGACCGGCTCGGTGACGCGGTGCGCGCCAAGGCCGACGGCCTGTTCGACACGGTCACGCTGACGCTGCTCGACGAGGCGCGCCGTGATGAAGACCTGATGCGTGCGACGATCGCGCGGCTGCACACAGTCTGA
- a CDS encoding SDR family oxidoreductase, giving the protein MSTVDVLPLDGMSALVTGGSGGIGVACAEALLRDGASVTLSARRIEPLEEARALLRSSVRPGARLAIIAGDSMVATDVKAALALACEHTGRVDICVPTVGGGGIRPFLLHDEKSFLAEIELNVMSAFLVIRHATPIMASHGGGSIVCVSSNVAKLAYPWLSSYVTGKAALEGMVRTLAEELSRFRIRVNAVRPGLTRTEGTAPVYADRETYDQMVIENPLGRIGEPRDIAAGVRYLAGPESSWVTGESIAIDGGNEMRKAGDMSLLAERIYGAEVFARLLRGEDPLQSAGGDAAIGGRDSGREY; this is encoded by the coding sequence ATGAGCACGGTGGATGTATTGCCGCTCGACGGCATGAGTGCGTTGGTCACGGGCGGTTCGGGAGGTATTGGCGTAGCCTGTGCCGAGGCGTTGTTGCGCGATGGAGCCTCGGTCACCCTGAGCGCACGTCGTATCGAACCACTCGAAGAGGCGCGCGCGCTGCTTCGGTCCAGCGTACGCCCTGGCGCACGCCTTGCAATCATTGCCGGCGACTCGATGGTCGCGACTGACGTCAAGGCCGCGCTGGCGCTCGCCTGCGAACATACCGGTCGTGTCGATATCTGTGTGCCCACGGTCGGTGGCGGCGGGATCCGGCCGTTCCTGCTGCACGACGAGAAGAGTTTTCTCGCCGAAATCGAACTGAACGTGATGTCGGCATTTCTCGTGATCCGGCATGCCACACCGATCATGGCAAGCCATGGCGGGGGCAGCATCGTCTGCGTTTCCTCCAATGTGGCCAAGCTCGCTTACCCGTGGCTGTCTTCGTACGTGACCGGCAAGGCTGCGCTGGAAGGCATGGTGCGTACGCTGGCCGAGGAGCTTTCGCGCTTTCGTATCCGTGTGAACGCGGTGCGCCCGGGGCTGACGCGTACCGAGGGAACGGCACCCGTCTACGCCGACAGAGAGACCTACGATCAGATGGTCATCGAAAACCCGCTGGGGCGTATCGGGGAGCCAAGGGATATTGCGGCCGGCGTGCGCTACCTGGCCGGTCCGGAGTCGTCGTGGGTGACGGGCGAGAGCATCGCAATCGACGGTGGCAACGAGATGCGCAAGGCCGGTGACATGTCCTTGCTGGCGGAGAGGATCTACGGTGCAGAAGTGTTTGCACGCCTGCTGCGCGGCGAGGATCCGTTGCAGTCGGCCGGGGGCGATGCGGCGATCGGAGGCCGCGACAGCGGGCGGGAGTACTGA